The following nucleotide sequence is from Erinaceus europaeus chromosome 8, mEriEur2.1, whole genome shotgun sequence.
TATACCCAGGCAGCACTCAGTCTGCTTAGAACTCTTCTTCAGTCCAGAACATTCTCTTCACCCCCTCCCAGTCCAGCCTCCCCCCACACAAACAAGCACTAATATGAATTGTTACCCTGGGTCCCCTTTTGTGTGTTTTGAGCCTGATATAAATGGGAAGATTACTTGTAGCCTGTGTGTACACACTGTCATTTGTATCAGTAGGTCACATCTTTTTCTTAATTGTTTTTTAGATCAGATATTTTTAATTGctgcatttatttataaattgctgcatttatgtatatttatatacatttaattGTATGCATTCCttccttattttactttttttgccaccacagttattgctgggactcagtacttgTAGGACTCcagtgttcctggtggccatattttctttctttctttctttctttctttctttctttctttctttctttctttctttcttcctttctgtctttttagatagtgagtgagagatagggagaaagaaacatagaGATAAAGAGTCATTGCAGTATTGTTCCTGTGCGcgtgaagcttctctgcaggtgctcccatatggtggctgGGCCATAAACCTGGGCCCTCGTGCATGGACCTGCCAGCCCCCTGTATGGATCCCACTGTGAGGATGTCACTCACATCCACTTCCAGCTGATGAACACGGAGTGATCCCAGTTCAGAGCTATTAATTACAATTAAAGGCGCCGTCAGAGTGTTCATCAAACTCTCTTGGCAGACTACCCATTTTAAATTTTCTTGAGTAAGAATGTTATTGTGGGATTATAGGATAGGTTCGCAACCACAAGAAACTTGCCGTTTTCCTGCAGTGCAGTTAAGCCACTGAGTGGTGGCGATCCATTCTGAAAAACTGCATTGTTAGGCACCGTTGTCACTCTGTGCCTGTCATGGTGTGCAGTCACGCACCTAATGACGCGGCTTGCTCCACATCTAGGCAATATGGAGGCATCCTGTGGTGTCCAGCTCATGTGTGTGGTTCCTCATTGACCCAAATGTTTGGTGCCATGCAGCTGTCTTCTCACCCAGCAAGCGTTTTAGGATCTCATCTGCTCATACTCATCTGCCTGTGCTCTCAtggaccttttatttttttcttaacttttttttttgaatatttattccctttttgttgcccttgttgttttattgttgtagttgttcttgatgtcgttgttattagacaagacagagagaaatggagaggggaagacagagggggagagaaagacagacacctgcagacctgcttcaccgcttgtgaaacgactcccctgcagatggagagccaggggctcgaacctggatccttaaaccggtccttgcgctttgcaccacctgcacttaacccgctgcgctaccgcccaactccctcatggaccttttttattgttgttgaaaggGACACTGTTCCCAGTGAATTCTTTTCTCCTGTTTTTCCTTTCAAGATCCgacaaagtgggagagagaattagagagaggacagacaccacagcactactccactgctcctggagtttcCTCTCCACACAGAGACCCCATGTGCTCACCAGGGCCTGAAACGTGGGTTCTCACACACGTTCAAGTGTGCATGCTACCAAGTGAATTATTTCCAGGTCTCCCAGGATAAATTGTTAACATTCGTCATTTAAATGATCATCAATTCTTCTTTCATTATAGTTTAATATGTATTTCATTTCAAACTGACTGTTCATAGATCTTCACCGGTGAAATATCTGTACTCAGTACTTTAGCTGAGCTGTTGTTTGTCTTGTCTTGAGTTTTATAACATGGATACAAGCATTGTAAATTATTTCCCCCAGTCGCGGATTTTCTTTACACTTTCTTGATGTCTTTTGATGAATTCTATTAATcatttccccatttttctcttctctaacAAAACATTTGCCTATAAAGGTCTCAAAGATATTCTATGCTTGTTTACAGAACTTAGGAGCTTTTAGGTGATTCACACTGAAAGTAAATTCTGTGTAGTGTAGTAAGCGGTAAGTGCCTTTTCAGTCATCCATCCAGTTATTGCAACTGTTGAAAAGACTTCCCTTACTGAATTATCTTGAAATTTCATTAAATGTCAACTGACTATACACCTAGTGTGTCCAGCCCCCAAATATTGTTCCATTGATCTATTTACCTATCATGCCAGATTCCAGTTTTAATGACTGTAATTTTCTAGTCTTTAAGGTCTTTAAGTTCTAGCTTAAAATGACCTGAGTTCATCCCTCTGACtacattgaaaaataaatagggaccaagagatagctcactgagaagggcatatgccttgccatgtacatGGTCCAGATTTGAGTCCTAGAGCCACGTAGGAGTGTCAGAGCACCAGGGGAAGTTTGTATTGCCAACAAGGGAGTCAAATGTATTGCTAGAAAGTGAttcaggtggtctgggagatggcacagtaggtgaagcattggattctcaagcatgagtcctgagttcaatccccggcagcacatgtaccagagtgatgtctggttctttctctctctctctctctccttctgtcttcatgaataaataaataaaatcttcaaagaagaaagaaagttatTCAGGATATGCCTGTGTTCGCTATATAATTTTATCCTCTCAGATGACTTGAGGGCTTTGAAACCCAATTCTACCAGGACCTGAAGTATCCAtcaccagaaatcttgtttttataccatcactgaaagggaggtgagtctggaaaacaccagaggaagccagacatGGTTTCTCTTAtgtaagagagaagagggggggaaaggatgaatgcttggaagtagtaatagatatgTGTGCGGCTTAGGAAGTAAAGACAGGACCCTAGAAAATAGCGGGCCAAAAAACTGATGTAGTGATAGATATAAATAGTCAAACCTTATCTgtatcttgggagaaccactgcagtttccaatggagggaacggggacacagaactctggtggtgggaatggtgtggaattatatgtctattatcttataattttgtaaatcattaaataaCTCTAAAAAACTAATCAATTTTCAATTTGTTAATTGCATTAAACTTTACTAATATTTGGTTCCTATTTCCCTCCTTtacctattttttatttcttgggggaattaatggtttacagttgacagtaagatacaatagtttgtatatgtgtaacatttctcagttttccacataacaattcagccccctctacttcctcctctgccatcatgttccagacctgagccctccccctcctctttacttattttggattaaATATGCTTGTATTTTTCTGGAATCTTGGGATGGAAACTTGGATTACTGATCTTAATGCTTTGTTCCAGTAGAGAGATTTAAACCTACAATTGTTCTTCTAAGCATGGCTTAGTTACACCCATGGACTTTGATAAATCATGTTTTCATTGTGCAGACTATTTCctgctggggaaacagcacagaGGTTGTGCAGAGGGCTGACAGGTGAGGGaatccccaggttcaaccctcctgGCAACACCagtagccagagttgaacagtgcgcTGGTCCAAACAAAAACCCAACATGTGCTAATTACCCTTGTGACTCTTTTCCTTTGACCTATAGGCTATTTggaagtatatttttaaatttctgacttAATTTTTAGGACTTTGAAGTGATTAATTGCTGTTGAGTTCTCATTTAATTTTGAAGCCAGAGATTTAGATCTTTACAAACTAATTTTAGAGCCTAGACCAGAATAATTTCATTTCAAGATCTTTAATATctacaaaaacaatttttttccagATGAGATCATAGCCACAGGTTTTGGAAGGGGGGGAATTTAAATATgactatatctttatttttaatatactaactttttttggatttttattatatttgaggggacaaagagaaactgagagaggagagacaaagacatctgcaacacccCTTCACACTTctaaaaactttccccctgcaagtgaggaccgggggcttgaacctgggtcctttcatattGGTAACACGTGCGTTCAACTAAGTATACCACAGCTTGGTCCCCATTACCatatcttctctttttaaaaaaaaaaaaaaaattatttatattcctttttgttgcccttgttgttcttatcattgttgtggctattattattgttgttattgatgtcattgttgctggataggacagagaaatggagagaggaggggaagacagagagggggagagaaagacagacacctgcagacctgcttcaccgcctgtgaagcgactcccctgcaggtggggagccgggggctcgaaccgggatccttacactggtgctgCTGAGCTACAGTCTGACCCCCAACCGTATCTTCTTAAGGGACACTATTCAGCCCACTGTTGGAGTCAGtcacttttttatttgctttcttcattcttttttcaaGAACGCAGGCAGCAGCCTAAGATGAACAATTTTGAGCTTCCCTCAGTCCTGTAGAGACTTGCCTGCCCTCTTCTCCACACAAGCCATAAAGACTGAAGCCACCTCGCATTTGCAGGGGGCAATGGGTCACATGGCTGGGTCCCCAGCTAGGCCTGAACCAGCCTGGGGTACATCTGCTTCACCGAGGCCTGAGGTACAGGAACCAGAGGTCCCTGGAGGCCTTTGCAGGCTCAGGGTCACGCTCAGccacagcagcacagacatgAACGCCACTTGCCATGTGAACCTCTGCTTGGCCTCCTGGGGTCTCACAGCAGTGCCACAGGACAGCAGGGCAACTCTGCTGGCTTTCCAATCATGGCCTCCCCCGGCTGTGTGGACAAAGTACCCTTTCATCTTCCTGAGGAAACTTCTAGCAATGGATCAAAACTATTCAGTTCAGATTTTACAATCACATTCAATTCCAAGGCCTGTCATTTGAGAACACTGCTGATGTATTCATATCTTCCAAGAAGAGATCACAGAGAAATGTTAGTGTCTGACTGTCTGCACAACTGTAGCTCAAGCAGGAGAGGGGTAAGCATTTGATTGATGTGTGGGGGCAGTGCCAGCCCCCAAAGCAAACTTTCTCTCCTACTAGCTGGAAGATGGCTAGAAAGCTGAAATTATATTAAAGTGAGTTGGCATCTCATTCAAGATGAACACTTTTTTGGTGCCAGTTTAATTCAAGTCTCTCAAGCTGAGGCTAAGAGAAGGCATCATCATCTTTCTTAATGAATTCTGGTTCATCTGAGGCCTTGCTATGACAAATCATCACAGAATTTCTCCAAAGCTCAAAGGAAATACCAAAGGCATAAAAGTGCCCTTTTGATTTCAATGGACTCCACTGGCGAGGTCCTATTTTCATAAATAGAGAAGTAGGCACTCCCTCCAACCCGTTTATTCCCTTTTCACTCCAAtggtcatgctttttttttttttttacccctttcaTCTAAATGACCATTTCCTAAaagcctctgtttctctttctttcttccttttttgctttctttctttcttgcttgcttgcttgtaattttttgcctccggggttatcactcaggctcagtgcccgcactacaaatccactgctcctggcagccattcccctcgccccccattggataggacagagagaaattgagagaggtggggaagatagagagggggaaagatagacacctgtagatctgcttcactgcttgtgaagctacattCCTgtggatggggagccaggggctcaaactggcattctTGCGGTTTgtacgatgtgtgcttaacccagcacACCAAAGCCTGACCCCGCTAGCCTCTGTTTCAAAAGCAAATGTTGTCAAATAAAATCTTGGAAATAGtcaccaagttaaaaaaaaaaaaaaaaaagatctgcaaTCAAATAGCCTGGGTGCTTAAGAGTGAATTaaagcgtgaagtgcaaggactagcacaaggatcccagttcaagttcccagctccccacctgcaggggggtcgcttcaaaagcggtgaagcaggtctgcaggtgtctgtctttctctctcacctctgtcttcccctcctctctccatttctctctgtcctatccaacaacaatggcagcaatagcaacaataatagtaacaacaacaacaacgataaacatcaagggcaacaaaagggaaaaaaatgacctccaggagcagtggattcatagtgcaggaaccaagcaaccctggaggcaagtaaaataaaattaaaaataaagacatttaaaaaaataaaaataaaaataaaaaactaaaaaaaaggtgAATTGAAGGGACATCACACTTGCCACCAGCACCATGAAGATCTAGACGTTGGAGCACATTTTTTAGTAAGTTCAGGCTGTGGGGCAGGTAGTCTGGAGTCGCGCTGTGGGGCAACAGCATGATGGGAGGCCCGGACGGACTTAAGAGCCACCCTTGGGAAACTGTTACAACAGCTAAAATGCAGAAATACCCAAACCCTATGAACCCAAGTGTGGTTGGAGTTGATGTATTGGACAGACATATCGATCCCTCTGGAAAGTTGCATAGCCATAGACTTCTTAGCACAGAGTGGGGACTGCTTTCCATTGTGAAATCTATTATCGGTGCAGCAAGATCCAAAACATATGTGCAAGAACATTCTGTAGTTGATCCAGTAGAGAAAACAATGGAACTTCAATCTACTAATATTTCATTTACAAATATGGTTTCAGTAGATGAGAGACTTACCTACAAACCATATCCTCAGGACACAGAAAAAACTGTTTTGACTCAGGAAGCTATCATCACTGTAAAAGGAGTTAGTCTTAGTAGCTACCTGGAAGGGCTGATGGCAAGTACAATATCGTCAAATGCTAATGAAGGCTGAGAAGCACTCAAATGggtaatacataaattaaatgcTGAGACTGAAGAATTGACAGCCTCAGCAAGAGGAAGCATCTGGACACCAACGGCAGCCGCAGCCTTTGTAGAGAAATGAAAGTCAGTATACAATACCCAGTGCCCCAGGTTCTCTATATTGGcagtatatttatttgttatcaaAAAGACAACTATATTTTAGGTAaaataaactaaagaaaaaaggaaaaaaataataaagtgaattGAAGGCCTTAAACCTCTCTCCTACCAATTAGTGTTTGGGTAAAGGAAAAATGGACcatgctgtttattttttttaatattttatttacttattaatgagaatgataggagagaaagaaccagacatcaccctggtacatgtgctgccgggggttgaactcgggacttcatgcttgagagttcagtgctttatccattgtgccacctcctggaccacaaggacCATATTTATTAAACCAAAACAAACCTTTTTTTATTGTAGATAAGGTGAACATATCTGGCTACACATGCCTGGCATTAGGGTCTCTGTGAATTTCTGACCCACAGGAGTATACTTTTGGCAGAAGCACACTGTGGCCAGACCACAGCAGACACTCCTTTCATGCCCAGCCACCATGACTGCACCTGCTTTGCTGGTTAGGGAAAGGCTGAAATCTCAAcactgtagtaaaaaaaaaaaaaatgtgcaaagaGCCACTGCCTGCAAGTCTGTATTGGTAAAAAAAGATCTTACATTAAATAAAGCAGCACCATCTACATGTACTTACAGGGTGTGCACACAGAGGTAAATGGGAATAAATTAAATTGTACAGGAGCATCTGCTCAGGAGTGAGAGTGGCAGCAACTTTATCAGAGAACTAAATGACAGTGTGggctgttgggaaaaaaaaagtcatgacacattcttgcatagaaagacagaaaaaaatgcatCGTGACTTTTCTACCAGCACCCACACATGCTATTTCATATGGACTTTTGGTGAAGTTCTTTGGTATAAAACAAGTCAGTCCAGGTTTCTTCACTATTAAAATTGTGCATTAACCCCTGGGttcacgctcccagagggataaagaataggaaggcttccaatggaggggatgggatgcggaactctggtggtgggaattgtgtagaattgttccccttttatcctatggtctttttgatgattgttaaatcaataataataatgataataataaaactgtGTGTTAGTTCCAAAGGCAAAACTTCCCTCAACTGTATTCTGTCCAGGTGGCCTTATGTGTCATTCCCCTCTCTGGACAGGCCTGGGTCCCATACTCTGCTGGGGCACAGGTAGGACAGGCACAAACCTGTCCCAGGCACAAAGTGGCCCTTTAAGAAGACAGAAGTCAGTGAGAGGTGAGAGAGCTTGGTAAACCTGGAACACACTTAGTaactgttgaatgaatgaatgaatgaatgaatgaatgaatgaatgaatgaatgaatgaatgaagtggAGGAAAAGCATGATCAGACCAGAGGTCCGAAGGTCACCTGTGATTTGGCTAAATCGCTTCTGGCTGGGTCTGGTGCTGGCCCCTAGTGGTAGACTCTAGAAGTTTCTAGACAGCACACAGGAGAACTCAGCAGAGGTCATTACTAAACAGGAAAGGTGACCTGCCTGCCTGAGAAGCACTGGACCCTGAACACTGGTGGCAGTTACATCAGGAAATTCCAAGGCAGAAAGTGCATGGTTATTAGCCTCAGAAATGAGGGTTGGAGAGCCGCAAGGGCCTCTTAAAATGGACAGCCCCACTCAGGGGCGCAGGCTGGCTCCCAGCCCAGTCCTCTCTGCAGAAGCTCCAGAAAGTAGACAAGAGGCACATGGTTCTGACTGGCCCGTGGATCACAGTCCCAGAAGGCACGTGGATCCACGGTCACTCAACTTTCCAGATGGcgatcttcccctcctcgctcccaGAGCCACTCAGCACGTATCTGTCCTCGGCTGAGCACAATGTCTTCACCATGTCCGTGTGGGCCACCAGCTCCttctccaccttcttcttctcagCATCAATGACATAGATTTTCCCCTTGGGCTTCCCTTGCGACAGCCCTGTGCCGCCCACCCAGATCTGCCAAGGAGAAACCAGAGGTGTTAGGAGAGGTGACCTCCACCCCCACTCTCTGCCAAGGCAGGAATACAAGGGCTTGGTGGAACAGCGTACCCTTCAATCCTAGACAGGACCATCCCAGGAGAGCCCAGGGAACAGAGCAAGACAGTGTGACGGGCAAAACCCAGAGCCAGGATCACCACACCTCACCTGCTTCTTCACCCTGATCATGCACTTGATCTCAAAGCACTCCTGGAGCGGGATCCTCTCACACACCCAGTCCGTGTCCTTCAGGCTCCAGATGTAGATGCTAGCATAGCCTGTGCAGGCAGCCCAAAGCTGCtcttgctggaaaaaaaaaaagaagaaaataaaggaaggaaggaaagaaggaagaaaggaagggaggaagaaattaCATGATGCCAGGGGTGGTCATCCACCCTGCACTCCCACCCCTGGGCACAGCCCCCATGGCTGAGGTACCTCAGGGAGGAGCTGGAACCCCAGGAAGGACGTGCTGATCTCTTTGGAAAGCTCCTTGGTCTTCAGTTCTTGGCAGACAAACCCATTCATGGTCGTGACCAGGATGCTTTGTCCCGTGCCTGTGGAAGGAAAGGTCCAGGTGAGAGTGGAtggagatgtggagagagagggagaggaaaagggagagagtggTCCACAATCCACAAAGGCACAGGGTGGCCCTCGGGACAATGACCCCTGAGCCCCTGGCTGTAGGTTCACACCTGTCACCATGACAACTGTGTGACGTGGCCACCATCCCTTTGAGTGGGGGCTGCTTGGAAGGGGCACAGAGAACTTTACGCTGTGGTGGAAATACTAAGTCCGTATCtgttggatggtggtgcagtgtGTACTTTTATCAAAACAAACTACACTTAGCTCGTGCATTTGACTCCATGTGAAACTTGTGTCATTAAAAGTTGGGAGTTCATGAACACCACCTACTGAGCTGGCATCTGCCAGGGAAGACTTCACAGTGCAGGCGAGCTCTGTATGCTGTGATGCCCACAGACATGAACTTTATCACTATACCCAGTGTCAGGCACACCGGTCTGATCATAGCAATCTTTTACTGGGGCTGGTGACAAATGGCCTGGCCACATGTGACAGGACCACAGAGGACTCCTTACAGGGCACAGCAAGACTGAAGCTAAGGCTGGTATtccccaagagaggaagggagcccTGAGACGAACTCAGGAGGACAGCAGGCACAGCACCAGAGCGGGGTTTgagaagaagaggggaaaggtGCTGACACAAAGAAGCAGGCCTACTGCTCCCCTCCAGCAGGGGAGCTCCACTTACAGCACCAGAACCGACCATTGTACAGCTTGATGGATGACAGCCCCCCGCTGGGCAGCTGGAAGCGGCTGGTCACCCGCAGAGTGTGCACATTCCATGCCAGTACCGTCCCATCCTCACTGCAGGAATACACCTCGCTaggaggaaacacacacacacacacacacttccttgaACATGGCCGCACTAGTCCTCAACAGAGCTGTCAGGAGATCAGGCAGCTACCAAAAGAATACTTGACACAGGGCTTAGAAAGGCGGcatgagggagctgggcggttgctcagtgggttaagcgcacgtggtgcaaagcacaaggaccaagtaaggatcccggtttgagtccctggctccacacctgcaggggagtcacttcacaagcggtgaagcaggtctgcaggtgtctctctttctctccccctctctgtcttcccctcctctctccacttctctctgtcctatccaacaacgacgacatcaataacaacaataataactacagcaacagtaaaaaaaacaagggcaacaaaagggaaaataaataaatactaaaaaaaaatttaaagccagagctgagcagtgctctggtaaaatttaaaaaagaaattaaaaaaaaagaaaggtggcaCTCACGAGGTTCAGTAACATGCACTGATGCAAGggttggaactcaggacctcatcatgcttgagagtctaacgttTTATCCACAACGCCGCCTCCTGGGTCGCCCCCCTATTGCCTTTTGACTGTATTTAACTTCTGGTCAGCACCTTACATCCACTAGAACTGGGTCAGGCTGAAGACAGATGGTACCACTGAGACCAAGTGAGGGCGACTATGACTTCTGTATCTATGCTTATATGAgtattaacatatttatttattgcctattTTCCTAtgtcctgccttctttttctgTGTCACAGTTACATctcttatttcttctgaatgcatccttttttttttctttcttcttctctctcaaggtCCCAGTGTGGAGGGGGTATGGAGGCATCAGAGCCTGGGCTGCTGTACCCAGCCGGAGGGACGGGGCTGGCACCTCTTCTGCTTGCTGGTCTCCACTTCCTCCACAGGGAAATGAGGGTCCCAC
It contains:
- the LOC103124238 gene encoding PRELI domain containing protein 3B-like, whose product is MQKYPNPMNPSVVGVDVLDRHIDPSGKLHSHRLLSTEWGLLSIVKSIIGAARSKTYVQEHSVVDPVEKTMELQSTNISFTNMVSVDERLTYKPYPQDTEKTVLTQEAIITVKGVSLSSYLEGLMASTISSNANEG